Proteins from a genomic interval of Deltaproteobacteria bacterium RBG_16_64_85:
- a CDS encoding NAD-dependent malic enzyme, translating into MPAQVSLHDKRGGDLLHDPVLNKGTAFTEAERDALGLRGLLPPRVSTQETQVMRVLENVRRKTTDIEKYIYLVSLQDRNENLFFRVVMDNLDEMMPIIYTPTVGQGCQEFGHIFRRPRGLYVSFKDRGRVRKILRNWPYREVRMIVVTDGERILGLGDLGANGMGIPVGKLSLYTVCAGIHPTQCLPVTLDVGTNNETLLKDPLYIGLPERRLRGAAYDELVDEFFTGVQEIFPNACIQLEDFGNTNAFRLLHRYRNRACTFDDDIQGTAGVTLAGLYAALRITGNKLTDQKFLFLGAGEAGIGIGDLIVTGLMREGMSEAEAKLKCWFVDSKGLVVKSRTDLVEHKRPYAHDGVPVSDFLAAVESLAPTAIIGVSGMPRTFTKPVIEAMARLNRRPIIFALSNPTSKSECTAEEAYACSGGRAIFASGSPFPPVTYGGKIFVPGQGNNAYIFPGVGLGVIASEAARVTDEMFFVAAKTLADLVTEDDLSQGRIYPSLKRIREVSAAIATDVANLAFQRGLTTISRPANLAAHVKAQMYEPTY; encoded by the coding sequence ATGCCTGCCCAAGTCTCTCTTCATGACAAACGCGGCGGTGATCTGCTGCACGATCCGGTGTTGAACAAGGGCACGGCCTTCACCGAGGCGGAGCGCGATGCATTGGGCCTGCGCGGCCTTCTGCCACCGCGTGTGTCCACGCAGGAGACGCAAGTGATGCGCGTGCTGGAAAACGTCCGCCGCAAGACCACCGACATCGAGAAGTATATCTATCTGGTCTCTCTGCAGGACCGCAACGAGAACTTGTTCTTCCGGGTGGTCATGGACAACCTCGACGAGATGATGCCGATCATCTACACGCCGACGGTCGGCCAGGGCTGTCAGGAATTCGGCCACATATTCCGCCGCCCGCGCGGGTTGTATGTTTCGTTCAAGGACCGCGGGCGCGTCCGGAAGATTCTGCGGAATTGGCCGTACCGTGAGGTCCGCATGATCGTCGTCACCGACGGCGAACGGATCCTCGGCCTCGGCGACCTCGGTGCGAACGGCATGGGCATCCCGGTGGGCAAGCTCTCGTTGTACACCGTCTGCGCGGGCATCCACCCCACGCAATGTCTGCCGGTCACGCTGGATGTCGGCACGAATAACGAGACGTTGCTCAAGGACCCGCTCTACATCGGGCTGCCGGAAAGGCGGTTGCGCGGTGCGGCGTACGACGAGCTGGTGGACGAATTTTTCACCGGCGTTCAGGAGATCTTCCCGAATGCCTGCATTCAGCTCGAGGACTTCGGCAACACGAATGCCTTCCGGCTGTTGCATCGTTACAGGAACCGCGCCTGCACGTTCGACGACGACATCCAGGGCACCGCGGGTGTTACGTTGGCGGGGCTGTACGCGGCCCTGCGCATCACCGGCAATAAACTGACCGATCAGAAGTTCCTGTTCCTCGGCGCGGGCGAGGCCGGCATCGGCATCGGCGACCTGATCGTGACCGGGCTAATGAGGGAGGGGATGTCGGAGGCAGAAGCCAAACTCAAGTGCTGGTTCGTGGACTCGAAGGGCCTCGTCGTCAAGAGCCGCACGGACCTCGTTGAGCACAAGCGGCCCTATGCGCACGACGGTGTCCCCGTATCAGATTTCCTGGCGGCCGTCGAATCCCTCGCGCCCACCGCCATCATCGGAGTCTCCGGCATGCCGCGCACGTTCACAAAGCCGGTCATCGAGGCAATGGCGCGCCTGAACCGGCGCCCGATCATCTTTGCCCTCTCGAACCCCACTTCGAAGTCGGAGTGCACGGCGGAGGAGGCCTATGCCTGCTCGGGGGGGCGCGCTATCTTTGCGAGCGGTAGCCCGTTCCCGCCGGTTACCTACGGCGGAAAGATCTTCGTGCCCGGGCAAGGCAACAACGCATACATCTTCCCGGGAGTAGGCCTGGGCGTGATCGCCAGCGAAGCCGCGCGCGTGACTGACGAGATGTTCTTCGTGGCCGCAAAGACGCTGGCGGACCTTGTCACGGAAGACGATCTTTCGCAAGGCCGGATCTATCCCAGCCTGAAACGGATCCGGGAAGTCTCCGCCGCCATCGCCACAGACGTGGCGAACCTGGCCTTCCAGCGCGGCCTGACAACGATAAGCCGGCCTGCCAATCTGGCAGCGCACGTCAAAGCGCAGATGTACGAGCCGACATATTAG